Genomic segment of Kibdelosporangium phytohabitans:
GCCGAGGTCGGCACGCAGCTCCGCGACGATCTGGGCCCGCTGGGCCTCAAGCTGGTTGCGACCCTGCGCGACGATCCGCGTGGCCTCTTCCTGTGCCTGGACCCGCAGCTCCTCGCGGATCTGCTCTGCCTCGATGCGGGCGTCGTCGCGAATCCGTGCGGCCGCTGCGTTGGCGTCGGCGAGCAGGTCCTTGTACTTCTGCAGGTTCTCTTCGGCCTGCGCCTGCAGTTGCTCGGCCTTCTGGATGCCGCCCTCGATCTTCTCGGTGCGCTCCTTGTAGAGCGCCTCGAAGCGGGGGACGACGAACTTCCAGAGGATGCCGAGCAGCAGCAGGAACGCCACCAGGCCGAGGATGACCTCGGAAATGTGCGGAATGACCGGGCTCGGCTCCTCAGCCGCCAGCACTGTCAGCTTTGTCAGCACGACAACTCCCTACGATCTGTCGTCGGGCTGGATCAGGCACCAGACGCGATGAAGTAGAGAACCAGACCGATCAGGGCGAGCACCTCGGTCAGGATGAACGTCTGGAAGCCCAGGCCACGCAGCTTGCCCTCAGCCTCGGGCTGACGGGCGGTGCCGTTGATGACGGCGGCGAAGATGACACCCACACCGATACCCGGGCCGATGGCACCCAGGCCGTAACCGATCATCGCGAGGCCCTTGTTGAGGTTGATCGGCTCGGCGGCCTGCGCAAGAACGAGAGCTGCACTCACTTCGATTTTCCCTTTCGAGTTCGGGTCCGCGATGGCACGGACCCGGGAACTTGTCACTCGACCGGATGGCCGGTCAGTGTTCAGCGGCCAGTGCGGTTCCGATGTACCCGGCGGCCAGCAGAGCGAAGATGTACGCCTGGATGACCTGGATGAACGCCTCGAGGAACGTCATCGCGATGGCGAACGCGAAGGCGAAGATCGAGGCAGGCTTCAACCACGCGCTGCTCGCTTCGATCAGCAGGTACTCGCCACCGAGGGTGAACACCAGCAGGATCAGGTGCCCGGCGAACATGGCCGCGAACACCCGGATGGCCAACGTGATCGGGTTCATGAAGAACTTGGTGAAGATCTCGATCGGCGTCAGCAGGAAGTAGATCGGCTTCGGGATGCCCGGGGGGAACAGCTCCTTCTTCAGGTACCCGCCGAGTCCGTGCTTGCGGATGCCCGAGATGTGGTAGACCGGGTAGATCACCAGGATCGACAGCGCCAGCGGGAACCCGATGTGCGAGAACGTCGGGAACTGAATGATCGGGATGATGCCGAAGATGTTGTTCACCAGGGTGAACGTGAACAGCGCGAGGATCAGCGGCACGTACGGCCTGAAGTCCTTCGCGCCGATCTGCTCGCGGGTGATGCTGTTGCGACTGAAGTCGTAGACACCCTCGGCCATGAACTGGAACTTGCCGGGGACGAGCTTCATGTTGCGCGACGCGAGCAGGAAGAACGCGATGATGATGACGATCGACAGCACGACCAGCACCATCGGCTTGGTGACGCTGCCAAAGATCGGCGGCAGGAAGAAATCTCCGACGCCGGGCGGCTTGAACTCGCCGCCTTCCGCCAGCAACGACATGCCCAACGGGGGCTCCTTCCGGTTCTCCCGGCCGGCCGTGTGTCACACCACCGGGGGAATCGTCACGATCAGGACGTAACGTACCTGACGTACTGCAAGCACTCGAAAGCGGGGCTCTCCCGGCGTGATACCGGGCGGCGGTGCCCCTTCGGGCGAACACTATCAATCGGTCAGAACCAACCGAACGGGTGTACTGCTTAACCCGCGTCGTTCGCCGGATCCGTGTCCTTGCTCGCCGGGATGATTGTAGGGACCTTGGTTCGCTGGAAGGCGAACACCTCGGCCGTAGCGGTCACCAGGATGGTCGCGAGCAGCGTGAACGCCAGCGAGTTGCGGTGCAGCGCCTCGATCCCGCCGAGCGCCGTCAGCGCGACGAGCAGGATGATCATCTTCACGGCGAACCCGCCCAGCACGGCGATCAGCAGCATGTTCGTGCTGATCCCGGCGGTCTGCCGCATCAGCACGAGGGTGGCGACGGACGACAAGCAGGCGACCGCGCCGCCTGCCAGTGCGCCGTAGACCCCGTTCGCGCCGACCAGCACCCCGGCGACGACGACCGCGACCGCGATCGTGCCGAGCGTCCACCAGATCGCGCCCTTGAACATGGCCGTGGCCAGCTTGTGCACGATCTCCTTGGCGGATTCCGGCTGCTTGGGGACCTCGAAGGTCTCGCTGTTCTCGCTCATCGGTTCCGGAGTCTAGGTACCGCCGAGACGAGCAACGCCACCAGGAGGCCGATCGCCATCCCCCAGACCACCACGAGCCCGTCGAACAGGCTCAGCGAGACGGCGCCGAACGCCAGCACGGAGGCCCACAAGTAGATCAACAGCACGGCCCTGCGCTGCGAGTGGCCGATCTGCAACAGCCGGTGGTGCAGGTGCATCTTGTCGGCGTGGAACGGGCTCAGCCCGCGCCGCGTTCGCCTGATGACCGCCATCAGCAGGTCGAGCAGCGGCACGAACAGCACCGCGGCCACGACGATCAACGGGGACAGCACCGCGATCGTGTTCGACGGGCCCTGCTCGATCGGCAACTTCTTGCCTGCCGCGGACGTGCTCGCCGCGGCCAGCGTCAGCCCGATCAGCATCGAGCCGGAGTCGCCCATGAACAGCCGGGCCGGCTGGAAGTTGTGCGGCAGGAAGCCGAGGCACGCGCCCGCGAGTGTGATCGACAGCAGGGCGGGTGCGTAATTGATCACATCGTTGTTCGTGTCGGAGAGCAACTGGAACGAAAAAGTGCACGTCGCCAGCGACGCGATCACACCGATGCCCGCGGCGAGGCCGTCGAGTCCGTCGATGAAGTTCATCGCGTTGATCAGCACGAGCGCGAGCAGCACGGTCAGCAGACCGCCCTGGTTCATGTCGAGCACGATCAGCGAGCCGCTCGGGCCGATGTCGTTGCCGCCCCACGGGACCCACACGAGCACCCACTGGATTCCGAACAGGACGATGATGCCCGCCGACATGGTCTGACCGGCGAACTTCGTCAGCGCGTCCAGTTCGAACCGGTCGTCGAGCATGCCGATCAGCATGATCACGCCACCGCCGACGAGCACGCCCCACGGATCGAGCGAGTACTCGAACGCCCTGCGTAGCAACGGGAGCTGGTGCGCCAGCAGCATCCCGCCGCAGATGCCGAGGTACATCGCCAGCCCGCCGAGGCGCGGGATCGGCTTGGTGTGCACGTCACGCGTGCGCGGGACGGCCACCGCGCCGATCTTGAACGCCAGCAGCCGGACCGGGCCGGTCAGCAGGAAGGTCAGCGTCAGGCTGATCAGGCCGACCAGGAGGTACTCCCTGATCGGCAGTCCGTTGAGTGGGATATCGGGCGACACGCTCAGCTCCGTGGGTAGGCCGGCCGGTCGGCGACCATTCGCTCGACGTCCGCGCCGACCGCGGCGAGTTCGTCGTCGCCGCCCGCGCGCACCGCGCGCCCGATCAGCCCGGCGATCTCGGCCATGTCGGACTCGACCATGCCCTGCGTGGTCACGCACGGCGTCCCGACCCTGATGCCGGACGCGACCATGGGCGGGTTGGGGTCGAAGGGAATCGCGTTCTTGTTCAGCGTGATCCCGGCCCGGTCGCAGCGTTGTTCCGCCTGTGCGCCGGTGGCGCGCTGGTTGAGGTCGAGCAGCGCCATGTGCGTGTCCGTGCCGCCGGAGACCGGCCGCATCCCTTCTGCCTCAAGACCTTTCGCCAGCGCGGCGGCGTTCGCGACGACCTGCGCCGCGTACGAGGCGTACGCGGCGGTCGAGGCTTCCTTGAGCGCGACCGCCTTGGCCGCGACCACGTGCATCAGCGGGCCACCCTGAATCGCCGGGAACACAGCCTTGTCGATCGCTTTGGCGTGTTCCCCTTTGCCGAGGATCATGCCGCCGCGTGGGCCGCGCAGGACTTTGTGCGTGCTGAACGTGACGACGTCCGCGTACGGCACCGGGGACGGGATCACCTTGCCGGCGACCAGACCGATGAAATGCGCCGCGTCGACGACGAGCACCGCGTCGACCTCGTCGGCGATCCGCCGGAACGCCGCGAAATCGATGAGCCTAGGGTACGCGGTCGCCCCCGCGATGATCATCTTGGGGCGGTGCGTCAGAGCCAGGTCCCTGACCTGGTCGTAGTCGATGAGTTCGGTGTCCTTGGCCACGCCGTACGACACCGGCCGGAACCACTGGCCCGAGAAGTTCACCCGCGAGCCGTGTGTCAGATGCCCGCCGTGCGGCAACGACATCGCCAGCACGGTGTCACCCGGCTCGCAGAACGCGGCGTACACGGCGAGGTTGGCACTGGCGCCGGAATGCGGCTGCACGTTCGCGTGCTCGGCGCCGAACAGCGCCTTCGCCCGTTCGACCGCGAGGTTCTCGGCTCGGTCGACCTGCTCGCAGCCGCCGTAGTAGCGGCGGCCGGGATAGCCCTCGGCGTACTTGTTGGACAGCGCCGACCCGGTGGCCGCGAGCACGGCCGGGCTCGCCAGGTTCTCGCTGGCGATGAGCTGCAGGCCGCCGCGCAGCCGGTCGATCTCGCCAAGGAGGACGTCGGCGATGTCCGGGTCGGCCTCGGCCAGGACGTCGAAGTCCGGACCCCAGAAGGTCACCGAGCACTCCTTTGTCAGACCGGGTTCTGTACCTCGACGCCAAGCGCCTCTTCGACGGCATGGCGGCTGACCGCGCCCTCACGCAGCAGGATCGGGTCGTCGCCGGTGAGGTCCACGATGGAGGACGGCACCGGATCACCGGACGGTCCCCCGTCCAGGTATACCGCGACGGACTCGCCGAGCTGGTCGCGGGCCTGCTCCGCGGTGGAAGCCGGCGGGTGACCGGACCTGTTCGCGCTGGACACGGCCATCGGCCCGACGTCACGCAGCAGTTCGATGGCTACCGGGTGCAACGGCATCCGGAGCATCACCGTGCCGCGCGTGTTGCCCAGGTCCCACGCGAGGCTCGGCGCGTGCGGCAGCACGATGGACAAGTCGCCTGGCCAGAACGCCTCGACGAGCTTGCGTGCCTGGTCGGGAACCGACAGCACGAGGCCGTCGATCGCCGTCCAGCTGCCGACCAGCACGCCGACAGGCATGTCGGGGCCGCGGTTCTTGGCTTCGAGCAGGGCACGCACGGCGCCGCCGTCGAACGCGTCGCAGCCGATGCCGTAGACGGTGTCGGTCGGGATGACCACAAGCCGCCCGGACCGCACAGCGCCGGCTGCGGCGGCAAGTCCGTCTTGCCGGTCCTCGGGCAATGAACAGTCATACAGCGTGCTCACCCCCGTGACTCTATCCCTGTGCCCGGTCGTGCCACTCGCCGGTCGAGCCCTCATCGCTCGCTGTGCGCGGATTTCCGCGCTCGCATCGTGAACAGCAGCGGAACGCGCGGCCTGGCTGCGGGCAACCGCCACCACCCGGACGGCGTGGTGACCATGTCCTGCCAGCGGGGCCACGGAATCTCCTCGGTCTCGCGCAGGAGTTCGACCCGCAGACCGGCACCGACGAGTGCGTTGTGAACCGCGCCGAGCCCGTGCCGCCACTCGTAGGAGACCGTCGCCCCGGTCAGCCGCGGCCCGTCGGTGTAGGTGAACGTGGCGTCCCGCTCCCACACGCCACGTCCTTCCTGGTAGTCGTACCGGAGCAGCAACTCCTGCTTTTCGTGCGGCGTCGTCCCGAGTGCGTTGAGCAGCGGGTGGAATTCGACCACGTACACGAATCCGCCTGGCCGCAGCAGATCTGCCACGACCTGTGCCCACGCGGTCAGATCGGGCAGGTAGCACAGCGCGCCTTTCCCCGTGTACACGACGTCGAACGTCCGCCCGCCGAGCGCAGCCACCGCGTCGTACACGTTCGAATGAACGTAGTCGACGTCCAGCGCCATGCCCTCGGCAATCCGCCTGGCGTTGCGCAGCGACTCGGCCGAGAAGTCGAGCCCGACCGTGCGGGCACCGCGCCGGGCGAAGGCCACGGTCTCGACACCGAGGTGGCATTGCAGGTGCACGACGTCACGACCGGCCACGTCACCGAGGTCGTCCCACTCGTGCGCGGCGAACCAGTACTCGGCTTCCTTGCTGCCGACGCCGTAGAACTGGCTCGCCAGGTGCACGGGGGCCCTGGCGTCCCAGTTCGCCTCGTTCGCTTTCATCTGCCGCTCGGCAGCAGTTCCGAATTCCACCGCGCGAAGGCCTCCTCGTCACTGCGGCTCGTCTGCGTGGCCCGTCGTGAAAGCGTTGATCCGGGCACGGGCCGCGGTGCCCTGCGCTTCGTCCACTCGGTCGAACAACGCCACGGCTTTCTCCCAGCAGTCACGCGCGTCGGTCACCCGACCGATCCGGTGGAGCACGCCACCTTTCTCCTCGTACACCTCGGCTGCCGATCGCACGTCGCCCATTTCGGTGTGCAGGCCTGAGGCCTGGTCGAAGTACCGCAGTCCGACGTCCCGGTCCCCCATGCCGACCCGGACCCGCGCCAGCTGGGTCAGCGTCCAGGCCTCGGCGTGCCGGTCGCCCAGGTCACGGTGCTTGACCACGGCCCGCAACAAGCGGTCTTCGGCCTCCGCCAGCCTGCCGAGGCCGAGCAACGCGGTGCCTTCGCACGCCAGGCCGCACGCTTCCCCGTCCTTGTCGCCGACTTCGCGGTGCACCACCAGCTGGGCGCGGAAATGATCGGCGGCTGACTCGAAGTCCTTGCGTTCCAGCGCGACGAAGCCGAGGCCGAGCAACGTCCACCCCATGCCCCTGCGGTCGCCGATCCGGCGTCTCGTCGCCAGCGCGGGCCGGTAGTAGTCGTGCTCGGCGCGGTCGAGCTCGCCCCACCGCCGGTACAGGTCAGCGAAGTTGTTCAGGACCCACGCCTCGCCGAACTCGTTGCGCGCGGCCCGGGCGGCGCGCAGCCCGAGGTCGTGCGTCCTGACCCAGACACCCCACGGCTTGCGCACCTGGAGGTAGTCCCAGAGCAGCACCACGATCTGCCACGCCTCGTCGTGGAACCCGTGCTTCACCGCCAGTTCGACGATCTTGGCGATGGTCTGCCGTTGCGATTCCAGCCACGCCAGCGCGCTGTCGTAGTCGCCGAACTGCTCGATCTCGACGTCGGCGACCTCGTCGGCGCCGACCGGCTGGACCCGGTACGCGCCCATCGCCCGGCTCGCCGAGACCAGTGAGCCCAGATAACGGTGCACCAGTCGCGCGACCGCGGCATGGCGGTCCTGCTCGCTCTCCACCTCGGCGACCAGCTCCGCCGCGTAGACCCGCAGCAAGTCGTGCAGGCGGTAGCGGTCAGCGGCCACGTGCTGCACGAAGTGCATGCTCGCCAGCGCGTCGATGACGAACCGCGCCTGCCTGCGTGTGACACCGGCGAGGACGGCCACGCCCGGCACGTTGATCTCGTCGTCCGGGTAGAGCCCGAGAAGCCGGTACGCGCGTGCCACGGGCTCGGTCAGCGCCTGGTAGGACCACGAGAACACGGCACGGACAGCCCTCGGCTCGTCCTCGGCCGCGAGCAGGTCCAGCCGGTCTTCCTCGGCGGCGAGTTCCTGTTCGAGCTCGGCGACTTCGTAGCCCGGCCGCCACGCGATCCGTTCCGCGGCGAGTTTCAACGCCAGCGGCAGGTATCCGCAGCTGCTCGCGATCCGCGCGAGCACGTCGTGGTTCTCCGTGGCTCTGCGCCGTCCGATCGACGACTTGATCAGCGAGACGGCCTCGTCGGCTTCGAGCGGAGCGAGCGTGACGCTCATCGCGCCTGCCTCGATGACCAGGCCGGACAACCGCTGACGGCTCGTCACCACGACGACGGATCCCGGCGAACTCGGCAGGATCGGCTGTACCTGG
This window contains:
- a CDS encoding ATP F0F1 synthase subunit C, encoding MIGYGLGAIGPGIGVGVIFAAVINGTARQPEAEGKLRGLGFQTFILTEVLALIGLVLYFIASGA
- a CDS encoding class I SAM-dependent methyltransferase, which gives rise to MEFGTAAERQMKANEANWDARAPVHLASQFYGVGSKEAEYWFAAHEWDDLGDVAGRDVVHLQCHLGVETVAFARRGARTVGLDFSAESLRNARRIAEGMALDVDYVHSNVYDAVAALGGRTFDVVYTGKGALCYLPDLTAWAQVVADLLRPGGFVYVVEFHPLLNALGTTPHEKQELLLRYDYQEGRGVWERDATFTYTDGPRLTGATVSYEWRHGLGAVHNALVGAGLRVELLRETEEIPWPRWQDMVTTPSGWWRLPAARPRVPLLFTMRARKSAHSER
- the glyA gene encoding serine hydroxymethyltransferase; translated protein: MTFWGPDFDVLAEADPDIADVLLGEIDRLRGGLQLIASENLASPAVLAATGSALSNKYAEGYPGRRYYGGCEQVDRAENLAVERAKALFGAEHANVQPHSGASANLAVYAAFCEPGDTVLAMSLPHGGHLTHGSRVNFSGQWFRPVSYGVAKDTELIDYDQVRDLALTHRPKMIIAGATAYPRLIDFAAFRRIADEVDAVLVVDAAHFIGLVAGKVIPSPVPYADVVTFSTHKVLRGPRGGMILGKGEHAKAIDKAVFPAIQGGPLMHVVAAKAVALKEASTAAYASYAAQVVANAAALAKGLEAEGMRPVSGGTDTHMALLDLNQRATGAQAEQRCDRAGITLNKNAIPFDPNPPMVASGIRVGTPCVTTQGMVESDMAEIAGLIGRAVRAGGDDELAAVGADVERMVADRPAYPRS
- a CDS encoding glycosyltransferase family 4 protein, with amino-acid sequence MSPDIPLNGLPIREYLLVGLISLTLTFLLTGPVRLLAFKIGAVAVPRTRDVHTKPIPRLGGLAMYLGICGGMLLAHQLPLLRRAFEYSLDPWGVLVGGGVIMLIGMLDDRFELDALTKFAGQTMSAGIIVLFGIQWVLVWVPWGGNDIGPSGSLIVLDMNQGGLLTVLLALVLINAMNFIDGLDGLAAGIGVIASLATCTFSFQLLSDTNNDVINYAPALLSITLAGACLGFLPHNFQPARLFMGDSGSMLIGLTLAAASTSAAGKKLPIEQGPSNTIAVLSPLIVVAAVLFVPLLDLLMAVIRRTRRGLSPFHADKMHLHHRLLQIGHSQRRAVLLIYLWASVLAFGAVSLSLFDGLVVVWGMAIGLLVALLVSAVPRLRNR
- a CDS encoding L-threonylcarbamoyladenylate synthase, which codes for MSTLYDCSLPEDRQDGLAAAAGAVRSGRLVVIPTDTVYGIGCDAFDGGAVRALLEAKNRGPDMPVGVLVGSWTAIDGLVLSVPDQARKLVEAFWPGDLSIVLPHAPSLAWDLGNTRGTVMLRMPLHPVAIELLRDVGPMAVSSANRSGHPPASTAEQARDQLGESVAVYLDGGPSGDPVPSSIVDLTGDDPILLREGAVSRHAVEEALGVEVQNPV
- the atpB gene encoding F0F1 ATP synthase subunit A, producing MGMSLLAEGGEFKPPGVGDFFLPPIFGSVTKPMVLVVLSIVIIIAFFLLASRNMKLVPGKFQFMAEGVYDFSRNSITREQIGAKDFRPYVPLILALFTFTLVNNIFGIIPIIQFPTFSHIGFPLALSILVIYPVYHISGIRKHGLGGYLKKELFPPGIPKPIYFLLTPIEIFTKFFMNPITLAIRVFAAMFAGHLILLVFTLGGEYLLIEASSAWLKPASIFAFAFAIAMTFLEAFIQVIQAYIFALLAAGYIGTALAAEH
- a CDS encoding ATP-binding protein, which encodes MAHRSGSDGADFGGLLREARETQRISLRELARRLHYSHGYLSKVERGIRRPTAELAQQCDTELGMRGALVAASLSSADNIDVARLRPAQLPIGPRGFVGRDQEMARLDELISYDEQSGGARVAAIDGLPGVGKTTLALRWAHEAQAEFPGGVLFADLHGYGQTNQAADPGDVLEHFLRSLGVPAEQIPRELGMRASLFRTVLQRERVLIVLDNAANYAQVQPILPSSPGSVVVVTSRQRLSGLVIEAGAMSVTLAPLEADEAVSLIKSSIGRRRATENHDVLARIASSCGYLPLALKLAAERIAWRPGYEVAELEQELAAEEDRLDLLAAEDEPRAVRAVFSWSYQALTEPVARAYRLLGLYPDDEINVPGVAVLAGVTRRQARFVIDALASMHFVQHVAADRYRLHDLLRVYAAELVAEVESEQDRHAAVARLVHRYLGSLVSASRAMGAYRVQPVGADEVADVEIEQFGDYDSALAWLESQRQTIAKIVELAVKHGFHDEAWQIVVLLWDYLQVRKPWGVWVRTHDLGLRAARAARNEFGEAWVLNNFADLYRRWGELDRAEHDYYRPALATRRRIGDRRGMGWTLLGLGFVALERKDFESAADHFRAQLVVHREVGDKDGEACGLACEGTALLGLGRLAEAEDRLLRAVVKHRDLGDRHAEAWTLTQLARVRVGMGDRDVGLRYFDQASGLHTEMGDVRSAAEVYEEKGGVLHRIGRVTDARDCWEKAVALFDRVDEAQGTAARARINAFTTGHADEPQ
- a CDS encoding F0F1 ATP synthase subunit B; amino-acid sequence: MLTKLTVLAAEEPSPVIPHISEVILGLVAFLLLLGILWKFVVPRFEALYKERTEKIEGGIQKAEQLQAQAEENLQKYKDLLADANAAAARIRDDARIEAEQIREELRVQAQEEATRIVAQGRNQLEAQRAQIVAELRADLGRTAVELASKIVGESLEDEARRRGTVDRFLEELDSVSAPAKK